Proteins encoded by one window of Cyanobium sp. NS01:
- a CDS encoding ABC transporter permease, translated as MASKLPLGETVGMALSTLRANRLRSLLTMLGIVIGNASVITLVGVGRGAQNLAEGQLSNLGANVLFVVPGNNDTRRQGIDFPKTLVLEDAEAIAEQVPSVKRVAPQITLSEVVQAGGLSSTASVNGITPEFLPVRQFEMARGRFISANDMEAAASVAVIGPDLADKMFPGGTAVGRTLRIRTQPFEVIGVLEAKGAVFGQNQDENAYVPLSAMVSKLSGRDPTYGVSLNFISVEARDGDSTGAAAFQITNLLRQRHNILREDDFAVRSQQDALTIVTTITGGLTLMLAAIGAVSLLVGGIGIMNIMLVSVSERTEEIGLRKALGARSGDVLLQFLVESLVLASLGGAIGTAVGIGTVSLVALVTPLPATIGAGTVLLTVGLSGSIGLFFGVVPARRAAGLDPIVALRSL; from the coding sequence ATGGCCTCGAAGCTGCCCCTGGGCGAAACCGTGGGCATGGCCCTCTCCACCCTGAGGGCCAACCGCCTGCGCAGCCTGCTCACCATGCTGGGCATCGTGATCGGCAATGCCTCGGTGATCACCCTGGTGGGGGTGGGTAGGGGCGCCCAGAACCTGGCCGAGGGCCAGCTCAGCAATCTGGGCGCCAATGTGCTGTTTGTGGTGCCGGGCAACAACGACACCCGGCGCCAGGGGATCGACTTCCCCAAGACGCTGGTGCTGGAGGACGCTGAGGCGATCGCCGAACAGGTGCCCTCCGTGAAGCGGGTGGCGCCCCAGATCACCCTCAGCGAGGTGGTGCAGGCGGGGGGGTTGAGCAGCACCGCCTCGGTGAATGGCATCACCCCGGAATTCCTGCCCGTGCGCCAGTTCGAGATGGCCCGGGGGCGGTTCATCTCGGCCAACGACATGGAGGCCGCCGCCAGCGTGGCCGTGATCGGCCCCGACCTGGCCGACAAGATGTTCCCGGGGGGCACTGCCGTGGGGCGCACCCTGCGGATCCGCACCCAGCCCTTTGAGGTGATCGGGGTGCTGGAGGCTAAAGGGGCTGTGTTCGGCCAGAACCAGGACGAAAACGCCTACGTGCCGCTCAGCGCCATGGTGAGCAAGCTCTCGGGGCGGGATCCCACCTATGGGGTGAGCCTCAACTTCATCAGCGTGGAGGCCCGGGATGGCGACAGCACCGGCGCCGCCGCCTTCCAGATCACCAACCTGCTGCGCCAGCGCCACAACATCCTGCGGGAGGACGACTTCGCCGTGCGCTCCCAGCAGGATGCCCTCACGATCGTGACCACGATCACCGGCGGTCTCACGCTGATGCTGGCCGCCATCGGCGCCGTGTCCCTGCTGGTGGGCGGGATCGGCATCATGAACATCATGCTGGTGTCGGTGAGCGAGCGCACCGAGGAAATCGGGCTGCGCAAGGCCCTGGGGGCCCGCAGTGGCGACGTGCTGCTGCAGTTCCTGGTGGAATCGCTGGTGCTGGCCAGCCTGGGTGGGGCGATCGGCACTGCGGTGGGCATCGGCACGGTGAGCCTGGTGGCCCTGGTGACGCCGCTACCAGCGACGATCGGCGCCGGCACGGTGCTGCTCACCGTGGGACTCTCAGGATCCATCGGCCTGTTCTTCGGGGTGGTGCCGGCGCGCCGGGCCGCCGGCCTCGACCCGATCGTGGCCCTGCGCAGCCTCTAG
- the ftsH gene encoding ATP-dependent zinc metalloprotease FtsH, whose protein sequence is MNQRWRLIALWLLPLAVVAFLGWQILSSGGIANPSQGGPTTAPRNAAVARMSYGRFLDYVDAGRVTAVDIFDGGRSAVIEAVDPELDNRVQRLRVDLPGVAPELVNQLKEQGISFDIHPPKQAPPALGILGNLLFPLLLIGSLIFLARRSSGMPGGPGQAMQFGKTKARFAMEAETGVQFDDVAGVEEAKQDLEEVVTFLKTPERFTSVGAKIPRGVLLVGPPGTGKTLLAKAIAGEAGVPFFSLSGSEFVEMFVGVGASRVRDLFKRAKENSPCLIFIDEIDAVGRQRGAGVGGGNDEREQTLNQLLTEMDGFEGNSGIIIIAATNRADVLDSALLRPGRFDRQVQVDVPDIKGRLSILKVHSRNKKLGDDVSLEMIARRTPGFSGADLANLLNEAAILTARRRKEATGLAEIDDAVDRVIAGMEGKPLTDGRSKRLIAYHEVGHALVGTLVKAHDPVQKVTLIPRGQAQGLTWFSPDEEQMLVSKAQLRARIMGALGGRAAEEVVFGHAEVTTGAGGDIQQVASIARQMVTRFGMSDLGQFSLEAGNQEVFLGRDLMTRSDASDRMASRIDVAVHQIVESCYKDTVKLVAEHRTCMDRVVELLIEKESLDGEEFRAIVSEFATVPEKERFSPLIVEPALPSS, encoded by the coding sequence ATGAATCAGCGCTGGCGATTGATTGCTCTCTGGTTGCTGCCGCTGGCGGTGGTTGCCTTCCTTGGCTGGCAGATCCTCAGCAGCGGAGGGATCGCCAATCCCAGCCAGGGCGGACCCACCACCGCACCACGCAACGCGGCCGTGGCCCGCATGAGCTACGGCCGCTTCCTCGACTACGTGGATGCCGGCCGGGTCACCGCGGTGGACATCTTTGACGGTGGCCGCAGTGCCGTGATCGAGGCCGTGGATCCCGAGCTCGACAACCGGGTCCAGCGCCTGCGGGTGGACCTGCCGGGCGTGGCTCCCGAGCTGGTGAACCAGCTCAAGGAGCAGGGCATCAGCTTCGACATCCATCCCCCCAAACAGGCCCCACCGGCCCTCGGCATCCTGGGCAACCTCCTGTTCCCCCTGCTGCTGATCGGCTCGCTGATCTTCCTGGCTCGCCGCTCCAGCGGCATGCCCGGCGGCCCGGGCCAGGCGATGCAGTTCGGCAAGACCAAGGCCCGCTTCGCCATGGAGGCCGAAACTGGCGTTCAATTCGATGACGTGGCCGGCGTGGAGGAGGCCAAGCAGGACCTCGAGGAGGTGGTGACCTTCCTCAAGACCCCCGAGCGGTTCACCTCCGTGGGGGCCAAGATCCCCAGAGGCGTGCTGCTGGTGGGCCCTCCTGGCACCGGCAAGACCCTGCTGGCCAAGGCCATCGCCGGCGAGGCCGGTGTGCCCTTCTTCTCCCTCTCCGGTTCGGAGTTCGTGGAGATGTTCGTGGGCGTGGGTGCCAGCCGGGTGCGCGACCTGTTCAAGCGCGCCAAGGAGAACAGCCCTTGCCTGATCTTCATCGATGAGATCGACGCCGTCGGCCGCCAGCGAGGCGCCGGTGTGGGCGGCGGCAATGACGAGCGGGAGCAGACCCTCAACCAGCTGCTCACCGAAATGGACGGCTTCGAGGGCAACAGCGGCATCATCATCATCGCCGCCACCAACCGGGCCGACGTGCTCGATTCAGCCCTGCTGCGACCGGGTCGCTTCGACCGCCAGGTGCAGGTGGACGTGCCCGACATCAAGGGCCGCCTCTCGATCCTCAAGGTGCACTCCCGCAACAAGAAGCTCGGCGATGACGTGAGCCTGGAGATGATTGCCCGCCGCACCCCGGGCTTCTCAGGTGCCGACCTGGCCAACCTGCTCAACGAGGCCGCCATCCTCACGGCCCGCCGCCGCAAGGAGGCCACCGGCCTGGCTGAAATCGACGATGCCGTGGATCGCGTCATCGCCGGCATGGAGGGCAAGCCCCTCACCGATGGCCGCAGCAAGCGGCTGATCGCCTACCACGAGGTGGGCCATGCCCTGGTGGGCACCCTGGTGAAGGCCCATGACCCGGTGCAGAAAGTCACCCTGATCCCCCGCGGCCAGGCCCAGGGTCTTACCTGGTTCTCCCCCGATGAGGAGCAGATGCTGGTGAGCAAGGCCCAGCTGCGGGCCCGCATCATGGGCGCCCTGGGGGGCCGTGCCGCCGAGGAGGTGGTGTTCGGCCATGCCGAGGTCACCACCGGCGCCGGGGGTGACATCCAGCAGGTGGCCTCGATTGCCCGCCAGATGGTCACCCGCTTCGGCATGAGCGACCTGGGCCAGTTCTCCCTGGAAGCCGGCAACCAGGAGGTGTTCCTGGGCCGCGACCTCATGACCCGCAGCGACGCCTCCGACCGCATGGCCAGCCGCATCGACGTGGCCGTGCACCAGATCGTCGAGAGCTGCTACAAGGACACCGTGAAGCTGGTGGCTGAGCACCGCACCTGCATGGACCGGGTGGTGGAGCTGCTGATCGAGAAGGAGAGTCTCGATGGCGAGGAATTCAGGGCCATTGTGTCTGAATTCGCCACCGTTCCCGAGAAGGAGCGCTTCTCGCCCCTGATCGTCGAACCGGCCCTGCCCAGCAGCTGA
- the clpS gene encoding ATP-dependent Clp protease adapter ClpS has protein sequence MVSSSPTAVRERQLVRQPYPNYRVVVLDDDVNTFQHVVECLVRFIPGMQPDKAWDLAQRIDGEGSAVVWSGPQEQAELYHQQLGAEGLTMAPLERD, from the coding sequence ATGGTGAGTTCGTCCCCGACTGCCGTGCGCGAGCGGCAACTGGTGCGTCAGCCCTACCCCAACTATCGGGTGGTGGTGCTCGACGACGACGTCAACACCTTCCAGCACGTGGTGGAGTGCCTGGTGCGCTTCATCCCGGGGATGCAGCCCGACAAGGCCTGGGACCTGGCCCAGCGCATCGACGGCGAGGGCTCAGCCGTGGTGTGGAGCGGTCCCCAGGAGCAGGCCGAGCTCTACCACCAGCAACTGGGGGCCGAGGGCCTCACCATGGCTCCACTGGAGCGGGACTGA
- a CDS encoding DUF2103 domain-containing protein, with translation MGRVVVTHSTYLEGLIPLLRRLARLPRIDTVTPAVISRVKGRSPNLRLRVSTPIRGGHKLVARRGSSAQEVFVVTTCSGEQLQALVDQLLEG, from the coding sequence ATGGGCCGGGTCGTGGTGACCCACAGCACCTACCTGGAGGGGTTGATCCCGCTGTTGCGGCGCCTGGCCAGATTGCCCCGCATCGACACGGTGACCCCCGCCGTGATCAGCAGGGTTAAGGGCCGCAGTCCGAACCTGCGGCTGCGGGTGTCCACACCGATCCGGGGGGGCCACAAGCTGGTGGCGCGGCGGGGCTCCAGTGCCCAGGAGGTGTTCGTGGTGACGACCTGCAGCGGCGAGCAGCTGCAGGCCCTGGTGGATCAGCTGCTGGAGGGGTGA
- a CDS encoding CofH family radical SAM protein — protein MLSQGLDAAALEAAELPRLALAVLSRPWAGADLEALRQRADGLRRQLAGETVTYVVNRNLNMSNHCVKHCSFCAFRRDAGEPGAYWLQPEQLMQRAAEARREGATELCLQGGLNPEARLHGSQLAYAERMLIELGEAAPGLHLHAFSPQELLFFAEQDGLPLATVLMRLRAAGLGSVPGTAAEVLSERVRRQLCPEKLTARQWVAVMLEVHQQGLASTSTLMAGHIEAAADIAAHLLTLVSLQSRALARGLTGFTEFVLLPFVGTAAPAPLRSRVGRDQPDLDAMLLLTAQARLILGPWMPHHQPSWVKLTLEGAQQALRWGCNDLGGTLMEEHITTMAGARGGTAQTPAALRAAATHLGRPVRQRTTLYGALA, from the coding sequence CTGCTCAGCCAGGGTCTCGATGCCGCAGCCTTGGAGGCAGCTGAGCTGCCCCGGCTGGCTCTGGCCGTGCTGTCACGGCCGTGGGCGGGAGCGGATCTGGAGGCGCTGCGCCAGCGGGCCGACGGCCTGCGGCGGCAGCTGGCCGGCGAGACGGTCACCTACGTGGTGAACCGCAACCTCAACATGTCCAACCACTGCGTGAAGCACTGCTCCTTCTGCGCCTTCCGGCGGGATGCGGGCGAGCCCGGGGCCTACTGGCTCCAGCCCGAGCAGCTGATGCAGCGCGCCGCCGAGGCCCGCAGGGAGGGCGCCACCGAACTGTGTCTGCAGGGGGGCCTCAATCCGGAGGCCCGGCTGCACGGCAGCCAGCTCGCCTACGCCGAGCGGATGCTGATCGAGCTGGGTGAGGCCGCGCCAGGCCTGCACCTGCACGCCTTCTCCCCCCAGGAGCTGCTCTTCTTCGCGGAGCAGGACGGCCTGCCCCTGGCCACGGTGCTCATGCGCCTCAGGGCCGCCGGCCTGGGCTCCGTGCCCGGCACCGCCGCCGAGGTGCTCAGTGAGCGGGTGCGTCGTCAGCTCTGCCCCGAGAAGCTCACAGCGCGCCAGTGGGTGGCGGTGATGCTCGAGGTGCATCAGCAGGGCCTGGCGTCCACCAGCACCCTGATGGCGGGCCACATCGAGGCGGCGGCGGACATCGCGGCCCACCTGCTCACCCTCGTGAGCCTGCAGAGCCGGGCCCTGGCCAGGGGCCTGACCGGGTTCACGGAATTCGTGCTGCTGCCGTTTGTGGGCACCGCCGCCCCGGCCCCGTTGCGCTCCCGGGTGGGACGCGACCAGCCCGACCTGGACGCCATGCTCCTGCTCACCGCCCAGGCCCGCCTCATCCTTGGCCCCTGGATGCCGCACCACCAGCCCAGCTGGGTGAAGCTCACCCTGGAGGGGGCCCAGCAGGCGCTTCGCTGGGGCTGCAACGACCTCGGCGGCACCCTGATGGAGGAGCACATCACCACCATGGCCGGCGCCCGGGGCGGCACCGCCCAGACCCCCGCCGCCCTGCGCGCCGCCGCCACCCACCTGGGCCGGCCGGTGCGGCAGCGCACCACCCTCTACGGGGCCCTGGCATGA
- the pyk gene encoding pyruvate kinase has protein sequence MPQPDLMRRTKIVATIGPATESHQQLKALIHAGATTFRLNFSHGDHSEHAARIEAIRQVSVELGEHVGILQDLQGPKIRLGRFVDGPITLAQGARFSLTSRDVACNQEIATVTYGRLADEVTPGSRILLDDGRVEMLVEEVDIPQQTLHCSVTVGGVLSNNKGVNFPDVQLSIRALTDKDREDLAFGLQHGVDWVALSFVRNPSDLLEIKELIASHGHDTPVVAKIEKFEAIDQIDDILMLCDGVMVARGDLGVEMPAEEVPLLQKELIRKANSLGIPVITATQMLDSMVSCPRPTRAEVSDVANAILDGTDAVMLSNESAVGDFPVEAVATMATIARRIERDYPMRQIDSRMATTIPNAICQAVSNIARNLNAAAILPLTSSGATARNVSKFRPSTPILAITSEAQVARQLQLIWGVNPLLVAEQTSSTSTFSLAMGLARDRGYLQDGDLVVQTAGTLSGVSGSTDFIKVGIVTAVLSQGVGIGTGSISGRVRMVGCPEEAAAIQMGEILVVRETSAAYVEAFHRAKAVITESGGRESHAAVTAELTGIPAIVGVTGALETLLDGEIVTLDLLHGLVHRGARSHNADPIGAIV, from the coding sequence ATGCCCCAACCCGATCTCATGCGTCGCACCAAGATCGTCGCCACGATCGGGCCCGCCACCGAGTCCCACCAGCAGCTCAAGGCTCTGATCCACGCCGGGGCCACCACGTTCCGACTCAACTTCTCCCACGGCGATCACAGCGAACACGCCGCCCGCATCGAGGCGATCCGCCAGGTGTCCGTGGAACTCGGCGAACATGTGGGCATCCTCCAGGACCTGCAGGGCCCGAAGATCCGCCTGGGGCGGTTCGTGGATGGCCCGATCACGCTGGCGCAGGGGGCCCGCTTCAGTCTCACCTCCAGAGATGTGGCCTGCAACCAGGAGATCGCCACCGTCACCTACGGCAGATTGGCCGATGAGGTGACTCCCGGCAGCCGCATCCTGCTGGATGACGGCCGGGTGGAAATGCTGGTGGAAGAGGTGGACATCCCCCAGCAGACCCTGCACTGCAGCGTCACCGTTGGAGGTGTGCTCAGCAACAACAAGGGCGTGAACTTCCCGGATGTGCAGCTCTCGATCCGGGCTCTCACTGACAAAGACCGCGAGGATCTGGCCTTCGGGCTTCAGCACGGCGTCGACTGGGTGGCTCTCAGCTTCGTGCGCAATCCCTCCGACCTGCTGGAGATCAAGGAACTGATCGCCAGCCACGGCCACGACACACCCGTGGTGGCCAAGATCGAGAAATTCGAGGCCATCGATCAGATCGATGACATCCTCATGCTGTGCGACGGCGTGATGGTGGCCCGCGGCGATCTGGGCGTGGAGATGCCGGCTGAGGAGGTGCCGCTGCTGCAGAAGGAATTGATCCGCAAGGCCAACAGCCTGGGCATTCCGGTGATCACGGCCACCCAGATGCTCGATTCGATGGTGAGCTGTCCGCGGCCCACCAGGGCCGAGGTGAGCGACGTGGCCAACGCCATCCTGGATGGCACCGATGCCGTGATGCTCTCCAACGAAAGCGCCGTGGGCGACTTTCCCGTGGAGGCCGTGGCCACGATGGCCACCATCGCCCGTCGCATCGAGCGCGACTACCCGATGCGGCAGATCGACAGCCGCATGGCCACCACCATTCCCAATGCGATCTGCCAGGCGGTGAGCAACATCGCCCGCAACCTCAATGCCGCAGCGATCCTGCCCCTCACCTCCAGCGGCGCCACCGCCCGCAATGTGAGCAAGTTCCGGCCCAGCACCCCGATCCTGGCGATCACCAGCGAAGCCCAGGTGGCCCGCCAGCTGCAACTGATCTGGGGCGTGAATCCTCTGCTGGTGGCGGAGCAGACCTCCAGCACCAGCACCTTCAGCCTGGCCATGGGCCTGGCCCGCGACCGGGGCTACCTCCAGGACGGCGACCTGGTGGTGCAGACGGCCGGCACCCTCTCCGGGGTGAGCGGCTCCACCGACTTCATCAAGGTGGGGATCGTCACGGCCGTGCTCTCCCAGGGAGTGGGCATCGGCACCGGCTCGATCAGCGGCCGGGTGCGGATGGTGGGTTGCCCGGAGGAGGCCGCCGCCATCCAGATGGGCGAGATCCTGGTGGTGCGCGAAACCAGCGCCGCCTACGTGGAGGCCTTTCACCGGGCCAAGGCCGTGATCACCGAAAGCGGCGGCCGTGAGAGCCATGCCGCCGTGACGGCCGAGCTCACCGGCATCCCCGCCATCGTGGGGGTCACGGGCGCCCTCGAGACCCTGCTCGACGGCGAGATCGTGACCCTGGATCTGCTGCATGGTCTGGTGCACCGGGGGGCCAGGAGCCACAACGCCGACCCCATCGGCGCCATCGTCTGA
- a CDS encoding DUF1830 domain-containing protein, producing the protein MAKATKRAIDSMRLWVVSNVVRPLGWLECGYRNSSDRMVIARCVGPEEFFLERVVFPFELLSFSCPADSELKIWTHGLGGPELLETVAVDDLVIETGSAAIPLTQADPELDESHGTPLVPQELIQPPFSAPGPEAGPTPRSQYANPLTYQAISAAALVQAWGTAG; encoded by the coding sequence GTGGCGAAGGCCACCAAGCGGGCGATTGATTCGATGCGTTTATGGGTGGTATCGAATGTGGTGAGACCCTTGGGCTGGCTGGAATGCGGCTACCGGAACAGCAGCGATCGCATGGTGATCGCCCGCTGCGTGGGGCCTGAGGAATTTTTCCTCGAGCGCGTCGTGTTCCCCTTCGAACTGCTCAGCTTCTCCTGCCCGGCCGACTCCGAGCTCAAGATCTGGACCCATGGCCTGGGCGGGCCTGAACTGCTGGAAACCGTGGCCGTGGACGACCTGGTGATCGAGACCGGCTCAGCAGCCATCCCCCTGACCCAGGCTGACCCTGAGCTGGACGAGAGCCATGGCACACCGCTTGTTCCTCAGGAGCTGATCCAGCCGCCCTTCTCTGCTCCAGGACCGGAAGCAGGCCCAACCCCCCGCAGCCAGTACGCCAACCCCCTGACGTACCAGGCCATCAGCGCCGCCGCTCTGGTGCAGGCCTGGGGCACCGCTGGCTGA
- the petN gene encoding cytochrome b6-f complex subunit PetN: MLITLGWASLAALFTFSIAMVVWGRHGDNSISF, from the coding sequence ATGCTGATCACCCTGGGCTGGGCCTCCCTGGCTGCCCTGTTCACCTTCTCGATCGCCATGGTGGTCTGGGGCCGTCACGGCGACAACAGCATCAGCTTCTGA
- the clpP gene encoding ATP-dependent Clp endopeptidase proteolytic subunit ClpP gives MIPIVIEESGRGERAFDIYSRLLRERIVFLGEPVTAESANRIVAQLLFLEAEDPEKDIFLYINSPGGSVYDGLGIFDTMQHIKPDVQTVCVGLAASMGAFLLCAGTKGKRSSLTHSRIMIHQPLGGARGQASDIRIQADEILYLKQKLNQELSDRTGQPMPRIEEDTDRDFFMSPAEAVGYGLIDKVIEKRPVRPV, from the coding sequence ATGATTCCGATTGTGATTGAGGAGTCGGGCCGGGGGGAACGCGCCTTTGACATCTACTCGCGGCTGCTGCGCGAGCGGATCGTGTTTCTCGGAGAGCCCGTCACAGCCGAATCGGCCAACCGCATCGTTGCCCAGCTGTTGTTTCTGGAAGCGGAAGATCCTGAGAAGGACATCTTCCTCTACATCAATTCCCCGGGGGGATCGGTGTATGACGGCCTCGGGATCTTCGACACCATGCAGCACATCAAGCCCGATGTGCAAACGGTCTGCGTCGGCCTGGCCGCCTCGATGGGCGCCTTTCTTCTCTGTGCCGGCACCAAGGGCAAACGCAGCAGCCTCACCCATTCCCGGATCATGATCCACCAGCCCCTGGGGGGCGCCCGCGGTCAGGCCAGCGACATCCGTATCCAGGCCGATGAGATCCTCTACCTCAAACAGAAGCTGAATCAGGAGCTCTCTGATCGCACCGGCCAGCCCATGCCCCGGATTGAAGAGGACACAGACCGCGATTTCTTCATGTCGCCGGCCGAAGCGGTGGGCTATGGCCTGATCGACAAAGTGATCGAAAAACGCCCCGTGCGTCCGGTCTGA
- the psb29 gene encoding photosystem II biogenesis protein Psp29, whose product MSAALTVSDSKRAFHRAFPHVIAPLYRRMVDELLVELHLLSRQQGFSANGLFACGLVQVFDGFARGYRPPEHKPQLLAALCSATGFDAAQLRQESDSCRAAMGHHSVDAVKGWIEAQGEGAPEPLASALASIREPGFHYSRLMGVGLLSLLEQAQGADAMDPATLRGYAHDLGGAMGLLRERLDKDLSLYASNLEKLAQAVELMEETVAAERRKRERQQAGLSGVAPAEDPAAGETPAPEGAEKTEPQASAADAPTAG is encoded by the coding sequence GTGAGCGCCGCCCTGACCGTCTCCGACAGCAAGCGCGCTTTTCATCGCGCCTTCCCCCATGTGATCGCGCCCCTCTACCGGCGCATGGTGGATGAACTGCTGGTGGAACTCCACCTGCTGAGCCGCCAACAGGGCTTCTCGGCCAACGGCCTGTTCGCCTGTGGCCTGGTGCAGGTGTTTGACGGTTTTGCCCGTGGTTACCGCCCGCCCGAGCACAAGCCCCAGCTTCTCGCGGCCCTCTGCAGTGCCACCGGCTTCGATGCCGCCCAGCTGCGCCAGGAATCGGACAGCTGCCGCGCCGCCATGGGCCACCACAGCGTGGATGCGGTGAAGGGCTGGATCGAGGCCCAGGGGGAGGGTGCTCCTGAGCCCCTGGCCTCCGCCCTGGCCAGCATCCGTGAGCCTGGCTTCCACTACTCCCGCTTGATGGGCGTGGGGCTGTTGAGCCTGCTGGAGCAGGCCCAGGGCGCCGATGCCATGGATCCCGCCACCCTGCGCGGCTACGCCCACGACCTCGGCGGCGCCATGGGGCTGCTGCGGGAGCGGCTCGACAAGGACCTCAGCCTCTACGCCAGCAACCTGGAGAAGCTCGCCCAGGCCGTGGAGCTGATGGAGGAAACCGTGGCGGCCGAGCGCCGCAAGCGCGAGCGTCAGCAGGCGGGCCTCAGCGGCGTGGCGCCGGCGGAGGATCCTGCGGCCGGGGAGACTCCGGCACCGGAAGGGGCTGAGAAGACGGAGCCGCAGGCGTCAGCCGCAGACGCGCCCACAGCCGGCTGA
- a CDS encoding nucleoside triphosphate pyrophosphohydrolase family protein: MDFRTYQERSRQTAVYPGAGENPIYPTLGLCGESGEVADKVKKVLRDRGGVFSQEVRQALQLELGDVLWYVAQLATELELDLDAVASANLDKLASRAARNVISGDGDLR, from the coding sequence ATGGACTTTCGGACCTACCAGGAGCGCTCGCGCCAGACCGCTGTCTATCCCGGCGCCGGTGAGAATCCCATCTACCCCACCCTCGGCCTGTGCGGCGAGTCGGGCGAGGTGGCCGACAAGGTGAAGAAGGTGCTGCGCGACCGCGGCGGCGTGTTCAGCCAGGAGGTGCGCCAGGCCCTGCAGCTCGAACTGGGCGATGTGCTCTGGTACGTGGCCCAGCTGGCCACCGAGCTGGAGCTCGACCTCGACGCCGTGGCCAGTGCCAACCTGGACAAACTGGCGAGTCGCGCCGCCCGTAACGTGATCTCAGGCGATGGTGACCTGCGCTGA